AGCCATTTCAGAGTACAATACTGAATTCTGCTTTGCTGATAATTTGCAAACGTCGTGCCCAACCACAAGTAAggtatgtgtgtgggtgtgtgagagagaaagaaagaggagagagagatggttcAGTCTTTTAAAGCACACCAGTCAGCCAGTGGGTGACACCCTTCATACTCTCGCAGGTTAGGGTTGTCCAGGTCACCTCTGTCACTCATCTGGGTGGACTGTGACTGCTCAGAAGGCAACCCCTCTGTATTCACGCAGACGCACTGGCTGTGACTGGAGCCGGGCTCATACAGCTTCCTCGGGACTCCATTCCAGTCTCTGTCAACTCCACCACTGCGAATacacagaagcagcaaattacttatttatttctgcctttcccccagaaacgggactcaaggcagctcgcCAAAATTAAAGCAAGCACGGATAAAATacacagaaagctaaaaacataatACTTGAAGGGTAAATAAACTATAAAAAATTGAAACCACGTAGAAACAAAAATGGAAGTAATAGCAGGTCATACTTGACTACAGATCCACTACCATTTGGATACATTAAAGAAACTGTAGTAAAAGAGGTCAGGGAATTAATACATCATCTCTTGACTGCTGCCAGAGTTATTTGTCAAAATTGGAGGGAAAATGACTACCTCCATTAAAGAATGGACAACTAAAACGTGGAACTTAGTATACCTGGTTAAAGCCTAGCTATATGGTCAAAACCAGAGAAAGATGGACAGCAAGAAATGGAGAAATGGTCTGTTTATAATGTAATGCAGCAATAAGATCCGGGATAATGTAAATCCATTTATGATACTTGGAACATTGTAATATTGAACTGCTATGCTTGATTTTGGTATAGAAATTTGTCTTGCTATGTTCAGTTCTAGATATCCCCTTTTGCTTTGGCTGTTATATTTTGTTACGTTACGtgtatgtatgaatgtatgtatctaaaaacaaaacattttctaGGTCCCAGAACTACGTCTCTGGTGAGTCACCACAGACTCGGCCAGCCGCCATTTTGCCACCCTTCCCAAACCGTACCTCTGCTTTGAACACCAGACCCGACTTCCCCCGGTCGAGCTCCATTCTGAATTGCACGGCGGAAACCGCTTTTTTCTCTCGTTCTCCCGGGTCTGCATCCGCTGCCCTTCCTCAATGAGAGCTTGGGCCTGCGCTAGAGCCTCAGTGGGCGATCCGTCCTCATCATAGAACCTCCCAGCCACTTTGCCTGTTCCAAGAGCAGAAAGAAAACACCATCATCCCACGCCCCTCCATAAAGCAGCTCCATCAAAGCAACTCACCAGCCTCTCCCCCAACTTATAGTCCGTCCCCTTGCCAGGGGTCATAACAGATCTTCCAaatcaaaagattcctgcattgcagatgccttctatgattatatgaaatCCAAGTGCAGAAGGTTCCACCATCTAGGCCACATccacaacatgcatttaaaatacTCTTATCCCATTTTAGCAGtcccagcttcctcctccccccccccaatagaaatctgggagctgtagtttgttaaatgtGCCAAGAGGTGCtaggagacacacacaaacacccatttttcctcacagagctaccatttttagagtggcttaacagtcaattcctcttcccaggaaactctggggacTGCAGTTTTGTTTGGAGGGGGgtctctcctaacaactctcagaacccttaacagactacaactcccaggatcctCTGGGGGGAAGCCGTGATTGTTTAAAGCAgaaatcatagtgctttaaaggtgtggagtggctatttatttattaaatttctatactatcattcatccaaagaccacagggtggtttacaagatagaaacacaaaaatacacactgtagtaaacaaacaaaaacaattaaaaaacccacacacagtttaaaaggctgtagattgtttaattagctagaggcctgggagaagaggcaacTTGAAGGCCCAAGGGGCGTATCTGCTATCCTGAATACCCCACATTAAAGAGGGTTTCAGACCCCAACTGGTTGCCCGTTAGGGTACAGTCACAGCTCAATTCATTATCATTCATCATATTTATTATCGGCACAGTGATATTTATAATATATCAGTGTTGGTGGCACAGGCCCTGGCGAGACTTTTGTGAAGTAACTATAGGCACCTGGtacatcaccatcatcatgtAGTAAGCAAGTTCCCCCTCCAGAAAATAAGTTGTGTGGAATATTAATGTGATCAATATGATTCCCACCCCCTATATGTTATAATGCAGGCATGttcaaagtccgtttcaggggcctaatccggcccgctggccggtttaatctggcccctgtggcagtttatttcctgaggtaaaatcctaaaaaaacctccacAACTTCAAACctaaaaaaaaactcaacaactttgggcggCCCTCACggtccttcacttcatcaaatctgaccctctttgaaaaaagtttggacaccactgcaatgtatttctgtatttttctcCCCAATTGGGTAACAGTtgactaataagtttaataaataataataataatacttgagAAACTGGCACACAAGTGTCAGCTGAGCCTGGTCCAATGCAAAAATAATTCTTTTTGGGCTTCATTACATGATTTCATTATTTTTACAGACATGGAGGAACCTCCACCTGATGCATTTATTTGCTTGTGCATTTTATGAACAGGGaaggaaaaatattaaaaataacgaTAATGGTCTTAATCcacctcacacacacactgccgtTCACTCTGACACACATGTTGCTGCTATTGCTAGAATGGCTAGAGAGGAGAGGAACCAAAATGGGGCTGGTGATTCCCTCAACGCTGCCAGCTGATCACATACCAATAAGCACATAATTCTTGCTGTAGAAGGAGAGCCAGTTCTGGATGGCCAGCATTTGTAACGGCGATAGTCCCGAAATGTCATCCACCAGTCCTGCTGGGGTGAAGTCGCCCGATGCAAAAGCTCTGGAGGCATCTTTTCCTGGCAAAGGAACATTGcaaatgttttaatctgttttaactaACAGTAAACAGGTAAAACAAGGAAATTATTACAGGACCAGCCCACAAGATTTGGCAGGAATTTGGGAGAGAtgtctctggaatgccctcccttgtgAGGTCCACCtgtctccatcatcatcatcattatgtgtgtaaatatttttttccaaccATTTGCACAATAACCttcaaataaaatacattttttcatAAGTTGACTTCCCACCTTCGTCTCCACAGTGTTCTTATTCAAACTCTTTCTACTATCATTAAAAAATTCTCTATTACAATTATTTTACCTTCCCCCCCCTCTGCTTTTATCTCAAATCCTGCCCGTGATTTCATTTgactgtaatatatatatatatatattaaatagtCCACAAAAGGCCTCCATTCTctgtctccatcattattaactttcagaaAGAATCTGAAAATATGCCTGTTTGCCTAGGCATTTGATGACCAAAGAATACTGTTCTTGGCAAACCCATGATCATAGGGTGGAAGAATGGCTTTTACTGTAATTGGTTTTAActggttttgctttgctttttaaaaaaattgcaggtctgtttgccaccctggactccttggggaggaagggtgagggacataaatcatagaactgtagagttggaagggaccctgtggatcatctagtccaaccccctgcagtgcaggaatatgcagttatccatatggggatcaaacctgtgacgttggcattctcagcaccgcactctaaccaactgagctatgctgaTGAGTAACAAAGTCCAGTCTAACTGCGCACACCTATTTGCATGTCCAGCACTCAACACACCTTCCAGTATGCAAAAGGAGCAGAGATGACTAtgctcaggcatggccaaacttggccctccagctgttttgggactacaactcccatcatctctagctaacaggaccagtggtcagggatgatgggaattgtagtccccaaacagctggagggccaagtttggccatgcctgactaTGCTCAACATACCAACCtgtaaaatattttgggggttttttttgggggggggtgttataagAGGGGGCTTAAACAGGTACCTGAAAAGAAGCTGTAAGCGCCCCCTGGCCCATAATGCTTGCGTCCTCGTTGCACATCAAAGACCTGCCCCAGCACAGCCAGGTAAAGCCCAGCGCTCTCCTCCGCCCCAGTGTAGCGGCTCAAATCGTCGGCGCTCAGGACCAGCTCAGCATCCCGGTCCGGCCACAGCCACGAGCGGGGATCGAACCCGCGACCCCAAAGCCAGGCGGCAGCCCAGCCCagagccaaggcagcgagcgccCCTCGCAGCATGAGGAAGGCGTGGATTGGACAGCTTCAAGTGGGAGGAGCTGAGGCTTGCCAGAGCTCAAGACGACGCGGGTTGAGCAACGGAGGGGATCACGTGGGCTCCCGGGAAGCTCATTCATTGGCTGTTGCTTTCAGGGTTTATAGAAAagcttttttttataacaacgcGACCCCGTGTCTTTTCGCCCATAGAGACAAAATTGTAGAGTAACACAGAAATCCAAAAGGTCAGATCGTTCCTCTCCACTCTCATTCAATCTGAGCCTCAAAGGCAGGTTGCCTCTagaaagcaatggagaaattcaAAGTTTCCGCTGTAGCTGCGATTGGGCATCACCTCTTGGGAAAGAGGGAAAACGAAAACGAAAAGTAGCTCTTTCCAATCTGAGTGTGCGTGTCTCTGTGTATGAAAAGTCGATTTTCTTGTTAGTTCAAAACTGATGCGAAAAATGATATGCAGCCTCACAACTTTGAAAATCTTAGCAAATCTGAGCGTGCCTGACCGCCTTTGTGGTTTTCTCCTTGCCCTCTTGTTCTTCCAATTTTGGCTTAAGGAAGTTGGGAGATCTGCCCTTGAAATGTGCAGAATTTTGGTTTGGTCAGAGTAGAAATTCATTGGTGGGCAATTGGTTCCATCCCACCCCCCAGGAAGCTGTGGAGCTCAGTAGGCCCACCTTCCATCCACTAAATTTGGGTTTATATCTTATGTACGATATACAGATATGACTGAGGGGAGCTATGATGGATTCTCCACCATAGTGAGAATCCATGGCCCTTATACAGTTCCTCACAGAAGAGGACTTCCCGGTAACactgggaagggttttttaacTGTGGCAATGCCACAAGTTTGCAGATTTCACAGAATTCCCCACTCTCATGACAGCTGCTTTTGCTGAACTGTCAAAGCCTTTTTTTCTGCAGTAGCTTGCTCTGGGAAATCAATGTTTCAACAAAGGAAAAGATCCCTGAGGTGATTCTGAAATCCTTTGCTTGTTTACTGGGGTCCACCTGTGAGGGAAATGATTTTGCTGGCAATCCAAATGTGTCCAGATGTGCACAAATATTCACAGCCTGTTGGGAGAAGTTGTGTGCTAGTTAATGGTTTGTTGCTGCTTACTGATCACATTTCTTATAGGTTTCACAGAatcagaactgtggagttggaagagaccccaaaaaGCCATCTAGTCAAAGCcttctgccatgcaggaatcacagccgaAGAATTCCTGACCTCCATtaaaaaaccttcaatgaagaggagtccaccactttccaaggtagcccattccactgtcaaacagctcctaccatcAGAAAGTTGTTCATAATGTTTAATGAGAATCTCCTTCTTTGTAAACTGAATCCTTTGGTTCAGGACCTATCctctggagcagtagaaaacaagcttgctcctttgtccatgtgacagcccttcctaTATTTGAATATAACTACTGTGTCACCTCTGAGTCTTCTTTTCTCCatactaaacatacccaactccctcaactgttcctcgtgAGGTTTTATTACCTCTCTCTTCCCGCCCCTTTTTTGTTGTTACACCAAAATCCTAGGCAGCCCTGAAGCTTCAGCCACTCAGTCTGAGGCAAAAACCTCCTTTAACAGGGCAGTCTAGGCTCCTAGGACTAGGGtgaacccccaccccaatttcccaGTCCCCATTTGCATAGGTTAAAAGTTTAGGAGTGCATTTTAAAGAACTTGGCAGTCATGAAGCATCCATCCATGATTTAAAATgcctgacattttattattttttatattttgcttgaaGCCGCCcatgataatgatgatggtgatggtgattatCATCTGGGGTACATTTATTTTTGACAGGTGAGCCAGAATGGCCCAAATCATAGCATTTTAGTGAGTGTGTACTTTCTGGAAAGTAAAGGAAACATGTGGCTGGGTATCTAGAAGGAAAAGATTGCAGTTGAATTTACCATCTGTGCCTTTGGgtcttcattccctcctctcccttttcctgaaaaaaaaacattctctcttcctttttctcccctcattttgcttatatttctttgccattttaaactcattcttctccctcctccctcgccTTGCCTGCATTCCTAATTTGAAATCCACATCTCTTGCCTTCAAGTCGTGCCTCTGGGCTGACGAGAAGTATCTGCTTTGTTCATGTGGGAAACGGGATTCTGGGCTAAAGGGTTATTAGTTCCCATAGTAAGGGGCTTGTGGGTCCTCAAGCTGCTGTTGGGCTCccactcccattagccccagccagcactgcagggttgatgggagttggaggccaaaaacatctagagcaaattcctggcagaaatgacgagcagaatccgtgaccagggagaacaGTCGGCagatgaagattggaaaaaatttaaggattatttacagaaatattgcaaaattaaggaaagttaaatggtgttggattgaaactgagtggtttctagctgtaatgatataaaggaacatagatgggaaaaaagggtttgaaaaataaggtaatgttataagctgtaatgctttaaatgaaggatttgctgaacaaataaccttaattgggatacaaggaggagaagtatgaggaggtctgagaaatttgttatttaaaagtatgatttatgaactttatgtttttttaatgtttttgtttgttctgttttttgtttgtttgtttaaaaaattggaaaatttaataaatattctttaaaaacaaaaacaaaaacatctagAGCAAATTcttagctcaaggtcacccagtgaacacCACAGCTTTAAACCTGTGACTTGG
This genomic window from Podarcis raffonei isolate rPodRaf1 chromosome 15, rPodRaf1.pri, whole genome shotgun sequence contains:
- the LOC128403231 gene encoding neuferricin, which encodes MLRGALAALALGWAAAWLWGRGFDPRSWLWPDRDAELVLSADDLSRYTGAEESAGLYLAVLGQVFDVQRGRKHYGPGGAYSFFSGKDASRAFASGDFTPAGLVDDISGLSPLQMLAIQNWLSFYSKNYVLIGKVAGRFYDEDGSPTEALAQAQALIEEGQRMQTRENERKKRFPPCNSEWSSTGGSRVWCSKQSGGVDRDWNGVPRKLYEPGSSHSQCVCVNTEGLPSEQSQSTQMSDRGDLDNPNLREYEGCHPLADWCALKD